ACCCAGGGTGACACCCTCACGGAGGAGGACGTTGTAGGCAAGGGCGGCAATACCGCGGTCGTTGATCTTGACCTGTGGAACTTGTTAGTCGCTATATCAGGACTGCAAATTGAAGCCGTATTCAAATCATACCTTGGCAAAGGAGACGGGGTCGATGCGGTACTTGCTGGCAACCTCGAGGCCGACAGTGTTGCCGGTCTTGGAGTTCCAGGTAGCCTTGGCACCAGCCTCGACCTGGCTGTTGACCTTGTGGTAGTAAGAAGCGGCAAAGACGCTCAGGTTGTCGGTGGCAGTGATGGCAGCGCTGTACTGGGGAGCAGCGTAGCCGACAGCGGCGGAGTAGGCAGTGACGGCGGCCTTGTTGACGTCGTAGCCAGCAGAGGCACCGGCGAGGAAACCCTCGTGACCGACAACGGCATCGACGTTGGCGATTGGGCCCTTGAGCAGGTCGAAGAAAGCACGGCCGTGGAAACCGGGctgcttgaagaagaggttgaacttggcgccCTTGCCAGCGGTGGCGGGcaggaagttgaagagaCCCTCGAGCTTGAGGCCCTTGGCGAGGGTGTCGTTAACCTCGAGCTTGGTGTCGAGGGCGTTGGCAGTGTTCCAGGTCTGGGTCAAGGTGAGGCCTGTACGTGTATACCTCGTTAGCAGCTGAGCGTAGCTGGTGGGTTGTCAAAAAGCAGCGAACTCGAGCGGCCAGCTCGCGCGGGGACCGAGAACGTGCGATACAGAAATGAAGGGGAGGGAGCCGTCTCGTCGTCTAGCTGGGCGACGGCGGGTTCTGGGGCGGGGAGTTGCCGTACCAGAAGGCTTGTCGGTGTATTTTCCCTCAATCTGCTGCGGCATTAGCATCTATCATGGGTGAACGGCGACCGGGGCGAGCCGAATCGCAAAAGGAGGTCTACTCACAGCAGCAGAGGTGGCCTTCTCGTGGCTGGACTTGCCAGTCACCTTGAAAGCGACGCCATTGGGGGCAGTGTCCTTGAACTCGAAGGTGGTGGCGGACAGGTGGTAGAAGTCCTTGTTGAGAAGCTATAGAGATAAGATGGTTATGTCAGTAATGTATTCTCTGCGCATGTATCACGACATTCGCCGTGTCGGTGTGCTGAAAGGGCATTGGCCGTTGAGCTACTGAGCCgaggaccagactggcaaaCAAAAATACGGGGAGAGAGCGCATACGTCGTTGGCCGGCTTGGCAATATCGGAGAAGGCGGGAACAGACATTGTGACTGGAGGTAGAGAGAGATGtgaggagatggaaaagaATTGGTATATGGCAGTGTGATGGAAGGAAGCGACGATGATTGTGACGCGGGTTGCAATGGGATAATAGGGAGATGGACAGCCACTTTCTCAGAGGTGGGAAGTTTTCGGGACCCCAGAGGGCAGAGGGAAAATATCGGGCGTCGCGCGACGGTCAGTGATTGGACAGGTGGAGAGCAGTAGAGGTCCACTCTGTGAGAGCAACCAGCCGTTGTTGGGGCAAGCGAAGGGGACCAAATGGATcaatggatcaaatggatggaGTGAAGCATGAACCAGAATTCGATGAAAAGGAAAGATGGGATGGTCAAAGTAAACGTCATGGGCTAATTCTGCGTTTGGGCTATGGCAGTCTATTTTGTCTACGCTAGCATTGCCGTAATTCATGCACCCATACAGAGTATATGGCACAATGGTCGTCGAATCGTCCACCTCCATACAGAGGCCAACTCCAGCATGGTTTCCACGGCTTGCATATTTCTGCATATTGGCGTCTCCCATCTTCATTCACAGCTCAGTTTGGTCTTTACAGAGCtcatctgcttcatcaactCGTTTTACCATGTCGTCTTCTCCCGATCCCAATGATTTTTCACCATCAGCTCAAATGGCCGTCGCCATGAAGCTGGGCCCAACAAATTGGATGGGTCAGCCTTGTCATGCAACGGCGCTATTCCCCAGGACCGCGAATTAATTGTTCATGcgctcctccagctcctcaaggACTTTGGAGACAAAACAAACAGTAACACGGCCGGCATACATCACCAAATACATCCTTGTCTCCAGGTTCATCCCCAGACGTCCAGTGCCTCCTTGGACAGAGTACATGACTCACGACCACGATCCAAGCGCGTCTACACCATAAAAGTGAACTTCGTCACCAGCCGACTGTGTACACCAGATCTACTCGCAATCGTGTGTACACCACAACGCAGCTGTGCCATCCTGCCGTACTGCACTCTTTCATTTCCGCCGTTTCCTCATCTCCCATTTCGCAAGGCGGCGTTCTCAGTGCCCATCGTGACTTTGCGCCAAGCATCCCAGCAATGGCCCACGTGGACATTTTCTCAACGTCCATCGCTCGGGTGTGGCTCGAGCCTCAGGCGACAGACAatgccacaccagacaaggTCGAAGGTAAACTTTGAGACAAATGGCTCTTTTACGTGATGGGTGGAGACGAATGTGAAATGGGGAATtggatggattggatggatTGGTGCTCGGCGTTGTGCCCGATCAGGGCCGAGGGAAGTTGACTGACCATGTTGCAAACGGGGGTTTGCACGATACAGTACATGTAGAAATAAAGTTAGATCAAGATGCCTATAATTCACATGCACCTACAACTCAATTTTCTAGTGGTTCACTGTGCTTACAGAGTCGTCATGGTTCGAGTACTTACCCTACTCTGTGGCCATTCAGGCAAACCATTCACGGAGCATATGTTCCCTGACCTGTATTCGCAAAGTAACAAGCTATGTCAGATGATAGAGAGCAGCTCCGCCATAAGGAATTCGTCAAATTTGGATTACATGCCGCTTCTTGTTGTTTGATCTATGGACTGGCTCTCGACTTACACGCCGTAGTCAGCGCAGACCACATCAAcaggcttcaaatgttgtgcCTTAACGCCGCTAAGTCCATGTCAGCAAAGTTGATCTACTTTCGTCTGGTAATGATTAGTTCTTTCACGAACCTAACCAGTATTGCGAGTTGATAAATTCTCGTAATTTCT
The genomic region above belongs to Pochonia chlamydosporia 170 chromosome 2, whole genome shotgun sequence and contains:
- a CDS encoding outer mitochondrial membrane protein porin (similar to Cordyceps militaris CM01 XP_006665733.1) yields the protein MSVPAFSDIAKPANDLLNKDFYHLSATTFEFKDTAPNGVAFKVTGKSSHEKATSAAIEGKYTDKPSGLTLTQTWNTANALDTKLEVNDTLAKGLKLEGLFNFLPATAGKGAKFNLFFKQPGFHGRAFFDLLKGPIANVDAVVGHEGFLAGASAGYDVNKAAVTAYSAAVGYAAPQYSAAITATDNLSVFAASYYHKVNSQVEAGAKATWNSKTGNTVGLEVASKYRIDPVSFAKVKINDRGIAALAYNVLLREGVTLGLGGSFDTQKLDQATHKLGASFTFEG